A genomic region of Nerophis lumbriciformis linkage group LG28, RoL_Nlum_v2.1, whole genome shotgun sequence contains the following coding sequences:
- the LOC133570711 gene encoding uncharacterized protein, whose translation MRTEEPQPSHIKKEEEYPLITHFKEEEEGHSISQQGEHLEGLEEVDVTKMPVTGVPVKSEDDEVKGESEEKREAEPPSSSSTQHITTEADGDHCGGSQADKILAPLSDSEDTTSHSPDTDDEDSKDDKTCHTDNTHFTCSHYVQRVSAGSHEEEWHTSVGQKELQAPSHIKEEQLHDEDEAQSLQLHHSQSEENRGAELVSQHITEADGEHCEDIKSEPDSIFAPLSDMDHMMSHSSDHSDHIQKPLESKNDSKGDTRHHTNNKHFDCSECGKSFRRKSNFTRHVRIHTGKKPFTCSVCKKSFSIKQNMTTHMRTHTREKPFTCSVCKNSFSNKSNMIRHKRTHTGEKPFACSACTKRFNTKNDMILHMRTHTSEKPFTCSVCKKSFSRKQQMTIHMRTHTGEKPFAFSACAKMFNTKKEIILHMGTHTGEKPFTCSVCKKSFSSKQIMTTHMRTHTGEKPFACSACAKRFNTKHDLTLHMRKHTGEKPFTCSVCKKSFSRKECMTTHMSTHTGEKPFACSACAKRFNTKHEIILHMRTHTGEKPFTCSVCKKSFSRKHQMTLHMRTHTGEKPFACSACAKMFNTKKEMILHMRTHTGEKPFTCSVCKKSFSSKKIMTTHMRTHTGEKPFACSACVKRFNTKNDMTLHMRTHTGEKPFTCSVCKKSFSRKECMTTHMRTHTGEKPFACSVCKKSFFRKGDMTTHMRTHTGEKPFTCSVCKKNFFQKGNMTTHMRTHTGEKPFACSACTKRFNNKNDMILHMRTHTSEKPFTCSVCKKSFSRKQQMTLHMRTHTGEKPFACSACAKRFNTKKKIILHIRTHTGEKPFTCSVCKKSFSRKERMTTHMRTHTGETV comes from the exons ATGCGgacggaggagccacagccctcccacattaagaaggaagaggaataCCCACTCATcacccattttaaagaggaagaggagggacacagcatcagtcagcagggagagcatcttgaaggactggaggaggttgatgtcaccaagatgccagtgactggtgtccctgtgaagagtgaagatgatgaggtcaaaggtgaaagtgaggagaagagagaggcggagcctccaagcagcagctcaacacaacacatcacaacagaagctgatggagaccactgtggaggatcacaagcagacaagatcttagctccactatcagatagtgaggacacaacgtcacactctcctgacactgatgatgaagactctaaagatgataagacatgtcacactgacaacactcacttcacatgttctcact acgtccagcgggtgtcagcggggagtcatgaagaggagtggcacaccagtgtgggacagaaggagctacaggccccctcccacattaaagaggagcagcttcatgatgaagatgaagctcagtccttacagcttcatcacagtcaaagtgaggagaacagaggggcggagcttgtaagtcaacacatcacagaagctgatggagagcattgtgaagatatcaagtcagaaccagacagcatctttgctccactgtcagacatggaccacatgatgtcacactcttctgatcacagtgaccacatccaaaaacctttggagagtaaaaatgactctaaaggtgatacgagacatcacactaacaacaaacactttgactgctctgaatgtgggaaatcatttagacggAAAAGTAATTTTACAAGACACGTGAGAATCCATACTGGaaagaaaccttttacttgctctgtttgtaagaagagtttctccataaagcaaaacatgaccacacacatgagaacacacactagagagaaaccctttacttgctctgtttgtaagaatagTTTCTCCAATAAGAGTAACATGATCAGACACAAGaggacacacactggagagaaaccttttgcttgctcagcttgcactaaaagattcaacactaagaatgacatgatattacacatgagaacacacacaagtgagaaaccttttacttgctctgtttgtaagaagagtttctccagaaagcaacaaatgaccatacacatgagaacacacactggagagaaaccttttgctttctcagcttgtgctaaaatgttcaacactaagaaggaaattatattgcacatgggaacacacacaggtgagaaaccttttacttgctctgtttgtaagaagagtttctctagcaagcaaatcatgaccacacacatgagaacacacactggagagaaaccttttgcttgctcagcttgtgctaaaagattcaacactaagcatGACTTGACATtacacatgagaaaacacacaggtgagaaaccttttacttgctctgtttgtaagaagagtttctccagaaaggaatgcatgaccacacacatgagtacacacactggagagaaaccttttgcttgctcagcttgtgctaaaagattcaacactaagcatgaaattatattgcacatgagaacacacacaggtgagaaaccttttacttgctctgtttgtaagaagagtttctccaggaaGCATCAAATGaccttacacatgagaacacacactggagagaaaccttttgcttgctcagcttgtgctaaaatgttcaacactaagaaggaaatgatattgcacatgagaacacacacaggtgagaaaccatttacttgctctgtttgtaagaagagtttctccagcaagaaaatcatgaccacacacatgagaacacacactggagagaaaccttttgcttgctcagcttgtgttaAAAGATTCAATACTAAGAATGACATgacattacacatgagaacacacacaggtgagaaaccttttacttgctctgtttgtaagaagagtttctccagaaaggaatgcatgaccacacacatgagaacacacactggagagaaaccttttgcttgctcagtttgtaagaagagtttcttcagaaagggtgacatgaccacacacatgagaacacacactggagagaaaccttttacttgctctgtttgtaagaagaattTCTTCCAAAAGggtaacatgaccacacacatgagaacacacactggagagaaaccttttgcttgctcagcttgcactaaaagattcaacaataagaatgacatgatattacacatgagaacacacacaagtgagaaaccttttacttgctctgtttgtaagaagagtttctccaggaaGCAACAAATGaccttacacatgagaacacacactggagagaaaccttttgcttgttcagcttgtgctaaacgattcaacactaagaagaaaattatattgcacattagaacacacacaggtgagaaaccttttacttgctctgtttgtaagaagagtttctccagaaaggaacgcatgaccacacacatgagaacacacactggagaaaccgtttag